The genomic window CAACCACTCTTGAAGGTCTACCAAAGCATCTCTTCCATTTTTAGTTtccatcaaaaacaaaacatcgGGAGCATGTTGTTTCCACATCTCCCGGAGTCTTGGAATCACCAAATTGTGTGCACGGCCCACGCCTCGGCAATTCCAACTAATCATAGCCATTTCAGAGATTGGGCGGTGCCTCATTTGGGACCACCGCTGGTTTCTTAGACCTTGGGGAGTATTGAGATGTCTCCACATCATTCgaacttttccttttctctgcAACGgctggagctttatctttcaTCTTCCCTTCTCTAGAAGCTTCAGCCTTAAAATATTTTCCCCTAGCCTTTCTGACAAAAGAACCCGGTCTCCTCCTTTGGTAAGTTTTCCTCCCTTTGGTCCCGGAAGAACAAGCATCAGAGATGCCAATGTTATAACCCGTAGGACCTCTAGGATTCCAACTACCAGTAGCAGAATCAGAAAAGGCAGCAGTATCAGACATCATACCCATGTTTCTAGGTTCCAAAGACATCGCATTACCAGCTCTAATGGCAGAGGCCATAAGCTTACTTCCTCCATGAGAAATCACATCTTTTGGGAGTTCTTTTTGGCTCTGGAAATCAAAAACAATGCCTTTGCCCTTGTCAAGGTCAGAGGTGAAGATAGGAGCCGGTTCAAGCCTGAGAAAGCTTTTCTGAGCGATCGGATCCTGCTCCACTTCTTTTAGGGACCACttgattctttcttttcttgccATTTTCTCAGCTCCTTC from Brassica oleracea var. oleracea cultivar TO1000 unplaced genomic scaffold, BOL UnpScaffold01775, whole genome shotgun sequence includes these protein-coding regions:
- the LOC106321490 gene encoding uncharacterized protein LOC106321490 produces the protein MLHCQRLTHEQSSCHFFQAAKAAALLKEKGSVCLQKPLIEKTIREDDPLFGVVLESQVGINPQNGKPKIAEEVLEGMRQYLVDAEGAEKMARKERIKWSLKEVEQDPIAQKSFLRLEPAPIFTSDLDKGKGIVFDFQSQKELPKDVISHGGSKLMASAIRAGNAMSLEPRNMGMMSDTAAFSDSATGSWNPRGPTGYNIGISDACSSGTKGRKTYQRRRPGSFVRKARGKYFKAEASREGKMKDKAPAVAEKRKSSNDVETSQYSPRSKKPAVVPNEAPPNL